AGTAACATTATAGAGggaatataaatataataaaaaaaaaaattgtctaaatatactaaatttttatatacgaTGTCTAAAATTTGTATAGACAATAGTCTTCTTATTATGGTATACTTATTGAATgtaaatttacattttttaatagaaaaaaaaaagtatagaatgaatttttatttcaatatttttaatattattagagCTGGATGATACAtctatttcaaaataaataaaaatatgatttcgaaatatttaaaaattttttaagtagttgtgataaaaacataaacattcaaattttaattaacaatttaactaaaaaaaatgtccTTTAACAAGtttattctataaaaaaaaataaataaaaattgtaattgaaaaatattttttatgtggactaatgttttatattcatttattttgaaagtaacaaaataataatattatattttttttccttaaaactttttaatcaTACTCATTTTAAAAcgtcaaaatataaattatttattcagaaaaaaaaaataaaaccaaAGACAAAACAATTACTAATGATTGTAAACATTTTTCatgatttatttataattctaATAACATAGAATCACTTTCTTAATGTTGGATAGATGGAAGATAAAatgaaacaaatattatacaaaaaaaaaattttttttttataattttctgCTGTGTAAAAAGTTAcacttttaaaaagataaatattaatgattttaaaatgtgTCAAAAAAGAATAAGTGTGCCTTGTATATTTACAACAAAagcaattaaataaaatcatttgCAATACATCCTTTACTTGTCTAGacatattataataactaAAAACGCTACGTTTTGTTGCAAcaacttattattttttttttttgtaaatgaaaagaaaaataatttaagataGTAATTGccatatgtatattttatcgCCTGTTgcagataatatttttggttCCTTTGGATGAGATACAACAGAATGAATGTAAAGGTTAGGTTTGTGATCACACTTTGCAACAACTTTACCATTTGACATTTcataaatatacaaatacCCATCCTCTGAACAACTGACAATCTCATTTTCTGATGCCATTATACATGATTCTAATTTATATTCTGTATTTATATGTGACTCTAAGTTTAACAATGACCCGCCATTTACTTTGTCGAGTAAGGTAACATTTGAATTGAGAATAGACACAAGTATACATTGATTATctgaagaaaaatttattgaagaaACAGGGTAACCAAAATCATCTGAAGTCATTGTACCATTTCTTAAATCATATAATCTTAATTTACCATCAGCAGATCCAGTAGCTATTTCatgattttttattgatatacaTAAAACGGCATCTGTTgcttcattaaaaatttgaattggtgttttagatttatttcttaaatcaTAACATCTAACAGTTCCATCTTGAGATGCAGAAAATGTCATTGTTCCTTCTTCATTAAAAGAAACAGAATTAATTTTTGCTAAATGCCCAAACCATCGACTAATGTTTCTTTTTGTTTCTACATcatgtaataataaatttttacttacaCCACCACTTAAAATTAAACCATTATCTCTACTACTACGTACATCTAGTATCTCTCCATAATCACCTGAATATGTActtaaatgtaaatttttataaggATTCCataatttaatacttttatcaCTTCCTGCTGTTAGTGCATATTTGCCATCAGAATTAAAACGAACAACtcttacttttttttgatcACAATTTATTGTTTGTATTTTTTCAGCGACAAATTTTTTGTCACCCATCTATAATATATAGAAAGTagaaaatcattaaaaatttaaaagttaaataaaaattgaaacgTTTTTATCGTTTAacaaataaagaaaaacatAAAAGTACTTTATACCAATTTAACTAAGCCATTTGGAAACTTTACAATGTTCAATAAATTCACCACTTGGAGCGTCATCATTAAGAGCACAATACAATGGTGTTACAGTTCCTTCGTCGATTGTTAATGGTCCTTTGTAATTTGTCATATCTGTAGCAACGTACCCTGGACAGCATGCAATAGCTCTAATTTTTCTATCCATTAATTGTCTATGATAAAGCATTGTCAAGGCAATTTCAGCTGCTTTGGATACTCTATAAGATGAGCATGGATAACCATTAGTAGTTCTAACATCAGGTTCACATGATGCTATGTATTTTTCTACAAAACTATCAATATCCTCCTCAGTAtaggtattttttttaaacaattcaattttttcttcaCTATAATAACCTGCCATCTTACCACACATACTACAAATGTTTACAATTCTTCCCTCATCTTTGATCAATGGAATTAAATATTTCGAAACCATTTTAGTTCCGTAATAATTAATACCAATAGTTGATTTTGCTTGAATTAATGGTGACTCAGTAGCATCAATATTAAAGGCAAAACCAGCATTATTAATAAGAAcatcaattttatatttttcattttctaaataatttttaaatttcttacaACTTTCTTCATCAGTAATGTCAAGTTGGTGGAATTTTAAATCTACTGAAGAGTCCTTCATTGTCCCAACCTCCTTTAAAACTTCATCTACTGCCTTTAAACCGAGCTCTCCATTTCTAGCTGTTAAAAATATGGTAGATTCTTTAACGAGCTTCAATAAATTTCTTACAATTCCGTACCCAATTCCTTTATTGGCACCGGTTACAATAAAAACTTTCAtaactagaaaaaaaaaatcaatttttcaAACAAAAAATACAACAATTGTTATGCGTGTTTACTCTTATCTTTTGGTATGATGCTAACTTTCAATAAAGTAATACATATATGACACTTTTCttttaagataatattttaattgttaagttagtgaaacttttttttttcaatataactTTGCAATAATAGAGTAGTTAATACAAAGAAACATTGGTCAAAATTTtgctttatatttaaatagtatTTCCAAAGAtgatatgtaaatattttttgttagatgaaacaataattaaaatctTGACTCCAAACCAATACAAGTTTCTGCATAATGAAACATTGTTGCCGAAAGAATGCTATGTATTTGTGATGATTCCTCAGAGGCAAATTTACacattttatcaaaaacatTTGTTTCACACTTTTTTTGCATATCAATTGCAACTATATTATCTGTTCCATTTTTTGTTGTAATTGTTAATCTACAaacattttttgtttcttCATCAGCATTTAAATCAAGAACATAATCACTATCACAATATCCCACAGTAACTGTTGTTGGAACATATCTCATTGGTATTGAAGATGTTGCCAAAGCTACGGATGCAGCATTCATACAAGCAGCCATGACAGAAccatcatttaataaaatatcaatataGATATCAATTTGAGATCTTGGATAGAGTTCTGTAACAACACATTTTCTAAATACTGATTCAAGAAAACGTGAGATAGATTGTTGTTGTCTATCACGCTTTGTATTTTCGTTTCTTTTCCTATCTCTGGTAGCAAAAGGTAGTTGATTGACAACAATATTAAGATAAACTTCTTCACGACGCATACGACTTTTATTTCTACATGGACCTGGACCAAATACCGAACAACGAAGCTAAGAtaacataaattaattatttacaatagaaaaaaaaaattacctcTGTTAATCCTTGTTTCCATGAAACACTTCCTTGTGCCTGCCTTTGGATACCTGTTTCATAGGAAATATGTCGTATTTCTTTAGCTAATCGACCATCGGAACGATAACCTAAATTGGTTAGAACTTTTCTTCTATTCAGATCAATctccatttttttaatcaaacgttaaatttttataaactaaaaattaaaaatactatgtttaaaaatcttGGAGTATCGTGCACaattatattctttataaGAGAGATGTGTTTTCAAACTactttattcttttatatacgTAAAATTTGATCTAataaataagatttttttatttataataattttaattttttaaaaaccagaaacaaatacaataaatttattttaacattgtaaatgtgtttttttttggaaaatttatagaatatatttgaaacaaataaccttaaataagttttttttaattataaaataatttatgtagCAATAAGAAATAGCATTATTGGAAATTTCATTGTAAACAAACAAAATTgagaaaattaaatatattttggaaacaattaaaaacatttctaaaaattagGATAATTGAAATTAAATATCACAGAATTGTAAAAGATACCTTTGAGAAcagtatattaaaatttcataaaaaaaatctaaaaacTTCTTAACGGAAAACAAAAGcattaaaaatcattttgactaaattttagaatcattaacatattataaattttttttaatatttgaatattatacatatgtaaaatttttttttaaaattacaatgttgatttaacaaaaatttttatactaaaacaacaaataaataaagaaaaataaataattaaaaaaaacaacttttttttaaaattgaatatgccactatagtcattcgatagcccttgaagtgggatgaattttgaatataatcaacaatattcaaaaattaaaacttcaggagttataaggattcaaagtTGAAGGGCGAAATtgtagaatatttttttgtaaatctCGACTTCTATGATAATATggtaaatgtttaaaataaatacttttttctagatcaattttttacgagaaactcattaagcctatttatatctttataggacttctagaaatgaagttatgataagaaatatgatgataaaaaagtattaagaatttagtgataactcaagttaaTGAAGTCACAGGTCTATGAAACTTGATGCGCTAGGcttctttcataatttaagGTATATCCTaagttgaaaaaattataaaattttcacccgttcttgaaatactgagtttggtattttttcgcgcgtaatccattgtaatcatttttttatatatcgaAAATGGTTAAagctataaaaaaattttaaaggtAGACcctaattaaaaagttatttgaaAATGATTGCAGAAATCTGATTTCATTTATCTCCATTATGAAAGGAGATATGACCAatggcggaaatttttctaaaatattcattgttccccacttttcagtatctcaaaaaatacttatcctatgaaagtgggactagtttcattcgatttctatCCAAAAGTTGTTCtagatttttaattttcatagctataacattaaaattttcagagatataaaaatcggctgaaaattttctagatttccGATTTTACCTCTAAAAATATGACAAAAGAAAACAACcttttttgaaaattgaaTATGCAACTATAGTGACTCAATAGGCCTTGAAACGTGATAAATCTTGAATACAATCAACAATGGCTTAATTTTAGAGTCACGTAcgtattagaaattttttttcgaaaatttgaatatttttaatatatgcataatttttatttattcaataCATCAGTGACTCTAAAATAAatccataattttttttgatgttgCTTCATAAGGAAAATATGTGTCATTTAATTGAAATGCAAAAATTCTAGAATTTTTGTTGGataattacatttaaatgtatcgtagtatataaatattttaatataaatatttaagtaaatttttaattataaatctttaaagtcaaatttttattcatataagtataaaaatttaaaataaataatatatattaaaatgaccaatattttatattttccaATGGGAGGATCGTACTTTAGTGAAAATGAATATTGGATTGCAGTtcttgatttatttttattcataacaATTCTTGCTTTATtagtttatattattattaaatgctGTAAGATGTTGTATCTACctccaaaaataaaaataaaatcaaaattaactGAAAATAAGGTTGTAGGAGTTGTAGTAACACCAGTATCATATACTACAAGTGATTGTATTTATTCTTCTTCggacatttttaaatatccaTATAATGACACAAATCAAAGATTAATTACAAACACTTCTATTTCACCGGGATTTATTGATACTACAGAATCTGGTActaataatgtaaatatatttctaacaGTTGAaagtaaagataaaattgGATTATCttcaaatgaaaaagaaCTTAGAAACATTGAAGAATTGACAACATCATCAACATTAAAAACATTACCATcaaatttcaataataaagaaattaaaaaaaaagatgtacAACAGGAGGGtggaaaaattattatggataaaaaaaatattgaagtaAACAAAAGTATTACAAATTCTTCTTTTGTAGATCCATCAACAATTGGTTACACAACTTCTGGTGAACCTTTAAGTATTGTATCTTCAAAATGTACCTCTAAtcacaaataaataaattaagcatatataaagtaaaatattgttttgatAATGTGTTTTTGTTAccataatttaattattatagatataaaaatttaaaattttatgaataaaagaATGTCATTAGCgtatattaacttttaattatatatatgtatatatttagcatctaataaataaaagtatttaaatagCTGTGTATACCATTTCTAAAGAATGCTAAAAGTGTATACTAACAAtctttttacattattttttaaatgaaatattatttcattttactATTAACTACTTTCTTTATTTCTACACAATTAGTAGAATGTATTAGtaagaaattaaatttaattattatttcaaatatttttagtttatcAAGCATGTTGTGAAAATGGAATGTGTCAGTCTTTTGAATCTCCAGAAGCAATGTATGGATCAACTTGTTGTGGTGACAATTTAATGAATAGTAATCGCCAAATTTGCTGTGATGATGTTATACGTGAAAGAAATATTGGAACACAATATGCTGAAAGATGTTGTGGAAATCAAACTTTAACAAATTCTCAAACAtgttgtaataataaaatttttaatgtacaAAATGGATTATGTTGTGGAGATAAAGCATTTATATATTCTCCAACAACACAATGTTGTGGCAACATTTTGCATGAAAATGTAAACTTAAAATCAACTTGCTGTGGATCAAATATTTTGGATGGAGAAAAAGAACAAATTTGTTGTggtgaaaaaatttataatatgacACAATATGATAGTTGTTGTATAAGTAACACACTTATTCCATTATATTCTCCTTATAATTCAAAAACACATGAATGCTGCTCAACTCCAATTTCAATTTCTTCAACATCAAAATGTTGTTACTTAAAAACAGGCAATACAACAACTCCAACAATTTATAATTCTTCTACACAATGTTGTAAATAtccttataaaaaaataggtAATATTGTAGGTAAAAATTGCcaatttacataaaaatacttatacttcaattttttttattatgtattattttataatttacttttaagtTGTTTATCTGATTCACGAAACATAATGTCTATAGCATTTGCTATAACTGTAGctctaaatttatttaaaaaatgtccTTCTTTTTCAAAGTATACAGAAACACCTTTTGctccatttttaaaattaatagaaattttatcaattatttcttcatcatcatcatgTTTATGACTTTCCTAAAacaaacatttatttattataaaaatataaaacttacaataaatttcatattgttaaataaatttgcAAATTCTATTGttatatctttttcaatCAACCAATCTTTTCCTCCTCCTAATTGAAGAATTTTAGTATTCCTTTTATTGACTAAATCAACAAATTTTGTTTGTGAAGGAAGATCAAAACTATTAATAGATCTCAAACAACATGCAGACATTTCAGGAGAATTGGTCTTTAATCCAAGCATACCATATATAACATGTATTATTGgattaataatttgttttctAGCAAAAGGAAATGTTTCccataattttgaaaataaagcTATTGGCCAAAATGGTAGGATTCCTCTATGTTTTCTTATACCAACaccatttattaaaacaacaCCTTTAGTTGATTCTTCATTATATGTTGCAGCTAATTCTAAAGCACTTTTTGTACCACGACTATGACCcataaatataactttttctGAAGGAGATATTTTTCTAGtttccattatttttttaatataattatacttttcTTTATTAGATTCAGTAAATCTATCATCTACTTTTGTAAAACCATACCCAGGAAAGTTTATCCCCACAAATCtatattctttttcaataaaaaatggaAGCATGTATTTAAAATCTAAATGAGAACCAGGAGAACCAGCTATTGCTACAATTGTTCCATTCTTCGAACCATTTGGCATTGTATcctaattaaaataattatttaaaaaaaaaaaaatataaaaattaccaATGTTACAGCATCAACATtaacattttcattttttcctGTTAAGGCAAtgattttatctattttcaaaaatttttcaccACTTTCAGGAGTTGGAAGATTtcttattactttttttaatggtttttttcccattatattaataaataattttgaaataaggGTCATATACGTACTGAAAAATCAATACAAGTAAATCTTACTTctgattaaaattattataatataaacacGTTACTTACTATCTAACTACAAACTACAACCGTTTTACTATAAATAACAAACTACAACTTTGAAtgaatttaaatgataatttaataattaaaattaatacattatgattcaatgaaacatttaaacatgattaaaaataaataattttataacaaatttgTGGTTATAGAAAACCTTAATAccaaaatttgaatatatatatatatatataaatgcaCCTTTTTATTAGCCATTAagttgttaaaataaaaatatcctTTAATCTTTGTTTATAATCCTATACACTCTTagattttgataaatatatataactttgattctattattatttatcacaaaatttatttatatttatttttgttgttgatttgaattattttaaagttttcaAGATTTAATAATTAGATACCTactcaaaaaattaaaatgtttatttgttGAATGAGTacaatacataaaaaaaatagattcaCTTCAATGTTTACTCTATTAgatgattattatttttatagtagatttctatgaataatatattggttagattttttgaaattgtaaaagtaattgtgtatataatttgaaataaatggAAAACAAATTTGAAACatacataaaatttaaatttttaattgtgaTATTATAATGATGAAATCCAATATAAACAACatcacaatttttttatatgaaaaattattttaaaaatataataaatatatttaaccaatattaaaaatttttcatcaatTACGATTGTGACTTCTGATTTACTTGATATAAGTAGTTGTAGggataaaaaaaactgttttttaaagtatttgtttttatttacaaaaaataaatgtaatgaTTTACAGTTATTTGTAGGAAGAAACCgaagaatttaaaattttttttatttcaaacaaactcataaaataataaaaactgttagtaaatctaaaaataattattaattagtGTAATCAGAAACGAGATGAAAAACCGATTACCCTCAGAAAACATTAACTCTTAAATATACTAGAAAActatgaaaatttttcagTGATGATTATAAGttatcaaattataattctttactctaccattttttttaatgtttctttttttaagataatttCCTTTTCTTTAAAAAGCTTTTAATTAATGGAAGCATACATTAATTATcactattttaatatattaaaaaaaaaactttatcaaGTCAAGTCACGGCAATATATATCTAAGAATTAAGTATAGTAAaactaaattaaaatgatttaacaaatagaaaaaagtataagaataaaataagattaagaaaattaaatattcaaaaatttctaCAATACcctatttttatcaatatgaaaataaatttttacacacattaaaaagataataacaTAGAAAACTGTTAATAGTAAtgtagataaattttaaaaataattaaacagATTTCCAATTCCTTCTAACACGAAAGTTAGGCGGTAAATATTTGAAAGATCGTATTTCTTTACTTGTCATTgttctattaatttttttcaaaatgacTAAGAGGCCTCTTGGCGAAGAACTAACCATTGCTACAAatgtaaaaaagaataaaatagaaCAAAGTGAAAAGCTTGAAAATGAGGATAAGTTAGAGTTTGCAGAAATATTGGCTCGAAATGATTCTTCAACAAATAAACGTATGTTTTTGTTGTATAAAAAATCACATGGTAT
This Strongyloides ratti genome assembly S_ratti_ED321, chromosome : 2 DNA region includes the following protein-coding sequences:
- a CDS encoding Mitogen-activated protein kinase organizer 1 — its product is MGDKKFVAEKIQTINCDQKKVRVVRFNSDGKYALTAGSDKSDYGEILDVRSSRDNGLILSGGVSKNLLLHDVETKRNISRWFGHLAKINSVSFNEEGTMTFSASQDGTVRCYDLRNKSKTPIQIFNEATDAVLCISIKNHEIATGSADGKLRLYDLRNGTMTSDDFGYPVSSINFSSDNQCILVSILNSNVTLLDKVNGGSLLNLESHINTEYKLESCIMASENEIVSCSEDGYLYIYEMSNGKVVAKCDHKPNLYIHSVVSHPKEPKILSATGDKIYIWQLLS
- a CDS encoding Short-chain dehydrogenase/reductase SDR family and Glucose/ribitol dehydrogenase family and NAD(P)-binding domain-containing protein, with translation MKVFIVTGANKGIGYGIVRNLLKLVKESTIFLTARNGELGLKAVDEVLKEVGTMKDSSVDLKFHQLDITDEESCKKFKNYLENEKYKIDVLINNAGFAFNIDATESPLIQAKSTIGINYYGTKMVSKYLIPLIKDEGRIVNICSMCGKMAGYYSEEKIELFKKNTYTEEDIDSFVEKYIASCEPDVRTTNGYPCSSYRVSKAAEIALTMLYHRQLMDRKIRAIACCPGYVATDMTNYKGPLTIDEGTVTPLYCALNDDAPSGEFIEHCKVSKWLS
- a CDS encoding Exosome complex component RRP41, with translation MFQIYSINFPKKNTFTIKVLTNLGYRSDGRLAKEIRHISYETGIQRQAQGSVSWKQGLTEVIFFFYCPCRNKSRMRREEVYLNIVVNQLPFATRDRKRNENTKRDRQQQSISRFLESVFRKCVVTELYPRSQIDIYIDILLNDGSVMAACMNAASVALATSSIPMRYVPTTVTVGYCDSDYVLDLNADEETKNVCRLTITTKNGTDNIVAIDMQKKCETNVFDKMCKFASEESSQIHSILSATMFHYAETCIGLESRF